A portion of the Lolium rigidum isolate FL_2022 chromosome 1, APGP_CSIRO_Lrig_0.1, whole genome shotgun sequence genome contains these proteins:
- the LOC124684804 gene encoding BTB/POZ and MATH domain-containing protein 2-like, translated as MENGATSSICNSTLVQDNHHFVIARYSLNKEVGVGNFIRSKTFQVDEYDWSIRYYPDGFNTKSQNHISIIVELMSENIEVRAMFSFRLVSARMQTNWIGTRVLRVCSTNGRRGIAGYDMFMERSLLEAQYLDQSDRITIECVVSVVKDPLVFHNELLSPLVKVPPPELSGDFAKLLGSKEGADVTFYVQNEAFPAHRAMLAARSPVFKAQLCGPMVEKEGSCITVEDMLPDVFGALLHFIYTDLLPPFNDFDEDGRKEIVRHLLEAADRYAIERLKLICETILCTCLDIDTVVTTYALADLHQCNILKEACIKFMATPKIMGMVMASKDYETLKIKSASLTIEILEGVCKLPKI; from the coding sequence ATGGAGAACGGAGCCACATCGTCGATCTGCAACTCAACGTTAGTGCAGGACAACCACCATTTTGTCATTGCTCGCTATAGTCTCAACAAGGAAGTTGGTGTTGGCAATTTTATTAGGTCCAAGACATTCCAAGTTGACGAGTATGATTGGTCTATTCGATACTACCCTGATGGATTCAACACTAAGAGTCAAAATCACATCTCAATTATTGTCGAGCTTATGAGTGAGAATATAGAAGTGAGGGCAATGTTTTCCTTCAGATTGGTTTCTGCAAGAATGCAAACAAACTGGATTGGGACCAGAGTGTTAagagtatgtagcacaaatggcaGACGTGGGATCGCAGGCTACGACATGTTCATGGAAAGAAGTTTACTCGAAGCACAATATCTGGATCAGTCTGATCGCATAACAATCGAATGTGTTGTCTCTGTTGTGAAAGATCCATTGGTGTTTCACAATGAATTACTTTCACCCTTGGTGAAGGTACCACCACCAGAGCTATCAGGTGATTTTGCAAAGCTACTAGGTTCAAAAGAAGGGGCTGATGTTACCTTCTATGTCCAAAATGAAGCATTCCCTGCACATAGGGCTATGCTAGCAGCAAGGTCCCCTGTATTCAAGGCGCAGCTCTGTGGCCCGATGGTGGAGAAAGAGGGATCATGCATAACCGTGGAGGATATGTTGCCTGATGTTTTTGGGGCTTTGTTGCACTTTATCTACACAGACTTGTTGCCCCCTTTCAATGATTTTGATGAGGACGGTAGAAAAGAGATCGTTCGCCACTTGCTCGAGGCTGCAGATCGCTATGCGATAGAAAGGCTCAAGCTTATATGTGAGACTATTCTTTGCACTTGTCTTGATATAGATACGGTGGTAACTACATACGCCCTAGCCGACCTGCATCAGTGTAACATTCTCAAAGAGGCTTGCATCAAATTCATGGCAACTCCAAAGATAATGGGTATGGTGATGGCAAGCAAAGACTATGAGACCCTGAAGATAAAGAGTGCAAGTCTAACAATAGAGATTTTAGAGGGTGTTTGCAAGTTACCTAAAATATAG